Proteins encoded together in one Pseudomonas sp. ADAK13 window:
- the fecA gene encoding TonB-dependent Fe(3+) dicitrate receptor FecA, with protein sequence MPQQPTRLTPLARTLRHLLLGASLSFSAVPYVMAADAKPYRIAPTSLEAALNQFGREAGVLISFGSDVTAGVQSHGLSGNYTAEEGLNALLKGSGLQARAEGNNAFSLQPANAPATLELGTSNVVGDWLGDAAQTNVFEHPGARDVIRREEFERQGATQARDVLNRIPGVNAPENNGTGSHDMALNFGIRGLNPRLASRSTVLMDGIPVPFAPYGQPQLSFAPISMGNMDAVDVVRGGGAVRYGPQNVGGIVNFVTRAIPDAPTVKGGLQTETSPSSSHDGFKTTGNLLAGGTADNGLGGAILYSGTRGGDWRENSDTRIDDLILKGKYQLDDANSFNAMAQYYEGKADMPGGLSTAAYKADPYQSTRPYDQFWGRRTMFNAGYRYQEDRREFTVNSFFTTTLRSGYLDQGSFLSLSPREYWVRGLETRFAQGFDLGPTSHEVGVGYRYINEAGHELRYRTPIAANQQLPTTDSRNDRDTRGSTEANAFFVDDRIDIGKWTITPGIRYEMIESQQTNNLSNVKYKGDYNTALPALNVLYHLTDDWNLYANTEGSFGSVQYSQMPNRVTSGEVKPEKARTWELGTRYDNGTLRAEIGAFLINFDNQYDSNQTNDTVIARGETRHQGIESSINYALDGLSPALAGFDVYATYAYVDATIREDGPNKGNRVPFSSRHKGTLGVGYTEGRWKLNVDSSYQSSQFADNANTEAESADGSTGRIPGYMLFSSRAAYDFGPQLSDLNVAVGVKNIFNKQYYTRSFDDNNKGKYVGEPRTLYLQTSIAF encoded by the coding sequence ATGCCCCAGCAACCGACCCGCCTGACGCCCCTCGCCCGCACCCTGCGCCACTTGTTGCTGGGGGCCAGCCTCAGTTTCAGCGCCGTGCCCTACGTGATGGCGGCTGATGCCAAGCCCTACCGCATCGCCCCCACGTCGCTGGAAGCGGCATTGAATCAATTTGGCCGGGAAGCCGGCGTACTGATTTCGTTTGGCTCGGACGTGACGGCCGGTGTGCAAAGCCACGGCCTGTCGGGCAACTACACCGCCGAGGAAGGCTTGAACGCCTTGCTCAAAGGCAGCGGCCTGCAAGCCCGCGCCGAGGGCAACAATGCCTTCAGTCTGCAACCGGCCAATGCCCCGGCCACCCTTGAGCTGGGCACCTCCAACGTGGTGGGTGACTGGCTGGGAGATGCGGCACAAACCAACGTCTTCGAACACCCGGGCGCACGGGACGTGATCCGCCGCGAAGAATTCGAACGCCAGGGCGCCACCCAGGCCCGCGACGTGCTCAACCGCATTCCCGGGGTCAACGCCCCGGAAAACAACGGCACCGGCAGCCACGACATGGCGCTGAACTTCGGCATTCGCGGGCTCAATCCTCGCCTGGCCTCGCGCTCCACGGTCTTGATGGACGGCATCCCGGTGCCGTTCGCGCCGTATGGCCAGCCACAGTTGTCGTTCGCGCCCATCAGCATGGGCAACATGGACGCGGTGGACGTGGTGCGCGGCGGCGGCGCCGTGCGTTATGGCCCACAGAACGTCGGCGGCATCGTCAACTTCGTCACCCGCGCGATTCCCGATGCGCCGACGGTGAAAGGTGGCCTGCAGACCGAAACCAGCCCGTCTTCCAGCCACGACGGCTTCAAAACCACCGGCAACCTGCTGGCCGGCGGCACGGCAGACAACGGCCTGGGCGGCGCGATCCTGTATTCCGGCACCCGTGGCGGTGACTGGCGCGAAAACAGCGACACCCGCATCGACGACCTGATCCTCAAGGGCAAATACCAGCTGGACGACGCCAACAGCTTCAACGCCATGGCGCAGTACTACGAAGGCAAGGCCGATATGCCCGGTGGTTTGAGCACCGCGGCCTACAAGGCCGACCCGTATCAGTCCACCCGCCCCTACGACCAGTTCTGGGGCCGCCGCACGATGTTCAACGCGGGCTATCGCTACCAGGAAGACCGCCGGGAATTCACCGTCAACAGCTTCTTCACCACCACCCTGCGCAGTGGTTACCTGGACCAGGGCAGCTTCCTCTCCCTGTCGCCCCGCGAGTATTGGGTACGCGGCCTCGAAACCCGCTTTGCCCAAGGCTTCGACCTCGGCCCAACCAGCCACGAAGTGGGCGTGGGCTACCGCTACATCAACGAAGCCGGCCACGAACTGCGCTACCGCACGCCGATTGCCGCCAACCAGCAACTGCCCACCACCGACAGCCGCAACGACCGCGACACCCGGGGCAGCACCGAAGCCAACGCATTCTTCGTCGACGACCGGATTGATATCGGCAAGTGGACCATCACCCCGGGCATCCGCTACGAGATGATCGAGTCCCAGCAGACCAACAACCTCAGCAACGTCAAATACAAGGGTGACTACAACACTGCCCTGCCGGCGTTGAACGTGCTCTACCACCTGACCGATGACTGGAACCTCTACGCCAATACCGAAGGTTCGTTCGGCAGCGTGCAGTACAGCCAGATGCCCAACCGCGTGACCAGCGGCGAAGTGAAGCCGGAAAAGGCCCGTACCTGGGAACTCGGCACGCGCTATGACAACGGCACCTTGCGCGCGGAAATCGGCGCATTCCTGATCAACTTCGACAACCAGTACGACAGCAACCAGACCAACGACACCGTGATCGCCCGTGGCGAGACCCGTCACCAGGGCATCGAGTCCAGCATCAATTATGCCCTCGACGGCTTGAGCCCCGCGCTCGCCGGTTTTGATGTGTACGCCACCTACGCCTACGTCGACGCCACCATCCGCGAAGACGGCCCGAACAAAGGCAACCGCGTGCCCTTCTCTTCCAGGCACAAAGGCACGCTGGGCGTGGGTTACACCGAAGGTCGCTGGAAGTTGAATGTGGACAGCAGCTACCAGAGCAGCCAGTTCGCCGACAACGCCAACACTGAAGCGGAAAGTGCCGATGGCAGCACCGGACGCATCCCTGGCTACATGCTGTTCAGCAGCCGCGCGGCGTACGACTTTGGCCCGCAGCTGTCGGACTTGAACGTGGCGGTCGGTGTGAAAAACATCTTCAACAAGCAGTACTACACCCGCTCGTTTGACGACAACAACAAGGGCAAATACGTCGGTGAGCCGCGCACGCTGTATCTGCAGACGTCCATCGCGTTCTGA
- a CDS encoding DUF3649 domain-containing protein, whose translation MKRKTSLPVSYRLAVTSRVLAAVVGGYLLASLASVCMTLWLPTGRADAVISGMLSSFVFYLLAVIWCFACRTAWRAWFGVLLPSAILATFAGLTYWMART comes from the coding sequence ATGAAACGCAAAACCTCACTTCCCGTGTCCTACCGTCTGGCCGTGACTTCGCGCGTGCTGGCGGCGGTGGTCGGCGGTTACCTGCTGGCCTCGCTGGCCAGCGTGTGCATGACGTTGTGGCTGCCCACCGGCCGCGCCGATGCAGTGATCAGCGGCATGCTCAGTTCGTTTGTCTTCTATCTGTTGGCGGTGATCTGGTGTTTTGCCTGCCGTACCGCCTGGCGCGCCTGGTTTGGCGTGTTGCTGCCCAGCGCTATTCTGGCCACATTCGCCGGGTTGACGTATTGGATGGCGCGCACATGA
- a CDS encoding DUF3325 domain-containing protein: MLLALLLCYAGFTTLCLSMDRHHGELLHSKPSPRRRLGLRVGGWLLLIVSIWPAVLAAGWSQGLVEWCAVLMLSGLLLVLLLPYRPRLALILAGVGLLASPVAAFATL, translated from the coding sequence ATGCTGTTGGCGCTGCTGCTGTGTTACGCAGGGTTTACCACGTTGTGCCTGTCCATGGACCGCCACCATGGCGAACTGCTGCACAGTAAACCCTCGCCCCGTCGGCGTCTGGGTTTGCGCGTGGGCGGCTGGCTGCTGCTGATCGTCTCGATCTGGCCGGCGGTGCTCGCGGCCGGTTGGAGCCAGGGTTTGGTGGAGTGGTGCGCGGTACTGATGCTCAGCGGGTTGCTGCTGGTGTTGCTGTTGCCGTATCGGCCAAGGCTGGCCTTGATTCTGGCGGGCGTCGGCCTGCTGGCCAGCCCGGTTGCGGCCTTCGCCACCCTTTGA
- a CDS encoding RNA polymerase sigma factor codes for MMITTPPEPNEQHADAAGGRAHFLQVFLSQRSQMEALVSRRVGCRATAADLVQDLFLRFWRRPLVQVEELSTYLLRCAGNIAIDHLRSEGARVRSSEGWLPEQQDNQGSEPQAALEAGNDLRHVEAALRSLPERTRQIFLLNRIHGRKYAEIAKAMGLSQSAVEKHMMRALEACKASLRDPSPRKAP; via the coding sequence TTGATGATCACCACGCCACCCGAACCCAACGAACAGCACGCAGACGCGGCAGGCGGGCGGGCGCATTTTCTGCAGGTGTTCCTGTCCCAGCGTTCGCAGATGGAAGCCTTGGTCAGCCGTCGCGTGGGTTGCCGTGCGACGGCGGCGGACCTGGTGCAGGATTTGTTCCTGCGTTTCTGGCGCCGGCCGCTGGTGCAGGTCGAGGAACTCAGCACCTACTTGCTGCGCTGCGCGGGCAATATCGCCATCGACCACCTGCGCAGCGAAGGCGCCCGGGTGCGCAGCAGTGAAGGCTGGCTGCCCGAGCAGCAGGATAACCAGGGTTCCGAACCCCAGGCTGCGCTGGAAGCGGGCAATGACTTGCGCCATGTCGAAGCAGCCTTGCGCAGCCTGCCGGAACGGACCCGGCAGATTTTCCTGCTCAACCGCATCCATGGCCGCAAGTACGCGGAAATCGCCAAGGCCATGGGGCTGTCCCAAAGTGCCGTGGAAAAACATATGATGCGTGCCCTCGAAGCCTGCAAGGCCAGCCTTCGTGACCCATCGCCAAGGAAAGCACCGTGA
- a CDS encoding FecR family protein, producing MNSTASVTPTPDQEQAALAWLSLLHDQPCSGDQATFSRWLRADPAHVEAYAQAQVLWELSEVPARKLAGEDALALQGYLSAMNTSKRSSVRRWSGALAMAACLLVMLSMGAGWQPSRWVDDFGADYVTAPGEVKTVTLADQSQVTLDADSAIAVDFKHGERHVQLRRGAGFFSVTHTGESFVVEAGSGEARVLGTQFEVRLQPAGAQVTVLSGRVGVTPSKDGQQQILTAGQQVAYADGVADELHAVDSESRLTWRDGWLNYYKAPLADVVQDLGRYYPGRILLLNDDLAARRVSGSFPSKDPQAVLNALQAVLGFEQHSLLGRMIVLR from the coding sequence GTGAATTCCACTGCCAGCGTCACCCCGACGCCCGACCAGGAACAGGCCGCACTGGCGTGGCTGAGTCTGTTGCACGACCAGCCCTGCAGCGGCGACCAGGCCACCTTCAGCCGTTGGCTGCGGGCCGACCCGGCGCACGTGGAGGCCTACGCCCAGGCCCAGGTGCTGTGGGAACTGAGTGAAGTGCCGGCGAGAAAGTTGGCCGGTGAGGACGCCTTGGCGTTGCAAGGCTACTTGAGCGCGATGAACACCTCGAAGCGCTCCAGCGTGCGGCGTTGGTCCGGCGCGCTGGCGATGGCCGCCTGCCTGCTTGTGATGCTCTCGATGGGGGCCGGGTGGCAGCCGTCGCGCTGGGTCGATGACTTCGGTGCCGATTACGTCACCGCGCCGGGGGAGGTGAAGACCGTCACCCTGGCCGACCAAAGCCAGGTCACTCTGGACGCGGACAGCGCCATCGCCGTGGATTTCAAGCATGGCGAGCGCCATGTCCAGTTGCGCCGTGGCGCCGGCTTTTTCAGCGTGACCCACACCGGCGAGTCCTTTGTGGTCGAGGCCGGCAGTGGCGAAGCGCGGGTGCTGGGCACGCAATTCGAAGTGCGCCTGCAGCCGGCGGGCGCCCAGGTGACGGTGTTGTCCGGGCGGGTCGGCGTGACGCCGTCCAAAGATGGCCAGCAACAGATTCTGACGGCCGGCCAGCAAGTGGCCTACGCCGATGGTGTCGCCGATGAGCTGCACGCGGTCGACAGCGAATCGCGACTGACCTGGCGTGACGGTTGGCTCAATTATTACAAGGCGCCCCTGGCCGATGTGGTGCAAGACCTCGGTCGTTACTACCCCGGGCGTATTCTCCTGCTCAATGACGACCTCGCCGCCCGGCGTGTCAGCGGCAGTTTCCCGAGCAAGGACCCCCAGGCGGTGCTCAATGCCCTGCAGGCGGTGTTGGGGTTCGAACAACACTCGCTGCTCGGTCGGATGATCGTATTGCGCTAG
- a CDS encoding FecR domain-containing protein — MSFSTHVAEQAVHWLMEMQQGPLNPRKQAAWQQWLDAHSEHQRAWEQIQRVNQRLRGMPSPLAHAALNAPKSGSRRQALKLLLILGAGSAAAWGLRQQHILPPLSADYRSPIGQRRKFQLADGSQLQLNTGSAVDVHFDGQQRLIRLLEGEILLTAKPGNTPLRVITTQGLLSAQAARLNVRQFNDHTQLAVFDGHVDVMPNTYSGLPLSVEKAHQVNFTRKGWDTARSTDAGSGAWADGMLVAAHMRLEDFLAELSRYRRGQLNCDPQVANLLISGSYPLDDSERILDLLQVSLPVKVRRFTRYWVTVEARA, encoded by the coding sequence ATGAGCTTCTCTACCCACGTCGCCGAACAAGCGGTGCACTGGCTGATGGAAATGCAGCAGGGCCCGCTCAACCCGCGCAAACAGGCAGCCTGGCAACAATGGCTGGACGCCCACAGCGAACATCAGCGGGCCTGGGAGCAAATCCAGCGGGTCAACCAGCGGTTGCGCGGGATGCCCTCGCCCCTGGCTCACGCCGCGTTGAATGCGCCGAAATCCGGCAGCCGCCGTCAGGCGCTGAAACTGTTGCTGATCCTCGGCGCCGGCTCGGCAGCGGCCTGGGGCCTGCGCCAGCAACATATCCTGCCGCCGTTGAGCGCCGATTACCGCAGCCCCATCGGCCAGCGGCGCAAGTTCCAGTTGGCCGATGGCAGCCAGTTGCAGCTCAACACCGGCAGCGCGGTGGATGTGCACTTTGATGGCCAGCAACGCTTGATCCGCTTGCTCGAAGGCGAAATCCTGCTGACCGCCAAACCCGGCAACACCCCGCTGCGGGTGATCACGACCCAGGGCTTGCTCAGCGCCCAGGCCGCGCGGCTGAACGTGCGGCAGTTCAACGATCACACGCAGCTGGCGGTGTTTGATGGGCACGTTGACGTGATGCCCAACACCTATAGCGGTTTGCCGCTGTCGGTGGAGAAGGCCCATCAGGTCAATTTCACCCGCAAAGGCTGGGATACCGCCCGCTCCACGGATGCCGGCAGCGGTGCCTGGGCCGATGGCATGCTCGTGGCAGCCCACATGCGCCTGGAAGATTTCCTCGCCGAACTGAGCCGTTATCGCCGTGGCCAGCTCAACTGCGACCCGCAAGTGGCCAACCTGCTGATCTCCGGCAGTTACCCGCTGGACGACAGCGAGCGGATTCTGGACCTGCTGCAGGTCAGCCTGCCGGTCAAGGTCCGGCGGTTTACCCGCTACTGGGTGACCGTCGAAGCCCGTGCCTGA
- a CDS encoding PepSY-associated TM helix domain-containing protein: protein MKEGFRQAMAWLHTWAGLIFGWLLFAIFLTGTLSYFKDEITHWMQPEVQAHPVDDARSLAAAQTYLQQQAPNAARWFITLPSSREPGLSVMWQDKVDPGKRGNFVEKLLDPVSGQQVQARESRGGEFFYRFHFQLQMPYPWGRWLSTIAAMVMLVALITGIITHKKIFKDFFTFRPRKGQRSWLDGHNAVGVLVLPFHLMITYSSLVIFMSMVMPASILASYGNDTRAFFNDVFPATDNAPALGQPGQLLPLGPMYEQAREQWAGGHVGRLVVNNPSDVNASVNVFRAGSDRVVHDFGSTVSFNGTTGELLRVSGEQSLPAAIGGSFYGLHMGHFAGPVLRWLYFICGLAGTAMIGTGLVMWLGKRQLKHTKTGVMPFELRLVEVLNIASMSGLMIAIAVFFWANRLLPASFVGRSDWEVNAFFIAWGLSVLHAIVRQGRRGWIEQLSVGAMLFIGVPVLNALTTSQHLGVSLANGDWAMAGFDLTCLGSGVFLAWAAWKMQHRRAPQPKAERARPLTLKGEVN, encoded by the coding sequence ATGAAAGAGGGCTTTCGCCAGGCCATGGCCTGGTTGCACACCTGGGCCGGGCTGATTTTTGGCTGGCTGCTGTTTGCGATTTTTCTGACGGGCACCTTGTCGTATTTCAAAGACGAAATTACCCACTGGATGCAGCCCGAAGTGCAGGCGCATCCCGTCGACGACGCCCGTAGCCTGGCCGCCGCCCAAACGTATTTGCAGCAACAGGCGCCCAACGCCGCGCGCTGGTTTATTACCTTGCCGAGCAGCCGTGAGCCGGGTTTGTCGGTGATGTGGCAAGACAAGGTCGACCCAGGCAAGCGCGGCAACTTCGTCGAAAAACTCCTCGATCCCGTCAGCGGCCAGCAGGTCCAGGCCCGGGAAAGCAGGGGTGGCGAATTCTTCTACCGCTTCCACTTCCAGTTGCAAATGCCGTATCCGTGGGGTCGCTGGCTGTCGACTATTGCGGCGATGGTGATGTTGGTGGCGTTGATCACCGGGATCATCACCCACAAGAAAATCTTCAAGGACTTCTTCACCTTCCGCCCGCGCAAGGGCCAGCGCTCCTGGCTCGACGGCCACAACGCCGTGGGTGTGCTGGTGCTGCCATTCCACTTGATGATCACCTACAGCAGCCTGGTGATTTTCATGAGCATGGTGATGCCGGCGAGCATCCTCGCTTCTTACGGCAACGACACCCGGGCGTTCTTCAATGATGTGTTCCCGGCCACCGACAATGCGCCGGCCCTTGGCCAGCCGGGGCAGTTATTGCCGCTGGGCCCGATGTACGAACAGGCGCGCGAGCAGTGGGCCGGCGGCCATGTCGGACGGCTGGTGGTGAATAACCCAAGCGACGTGAATGCCTCGGTCAATGTGTTCCGCGCCGGGTCGGATCGCGTGGTGCACGACTTTGGCAGCACCGTCTCATTCAACGGCACCACCGGCGAGCTGTTGCGGGTCAGCGGCGAGCAGTCGTTGCCGGCGGCGATCGGCGGCAGCTTCTACGGCTTGCACATGGGCCATTTCGCTGGCCCGGTATTGCGCTGGTTGTATTTCATCTGCGGCCTGGCGGGCACGGCGATGATCGGCACCGGGCTGGTGATGTGGCTGGGCAAGCGTCAGCTCAAACACACCAAAACCGGGGTGATGCCGTTTGAACTGCGGCTGGTGGAAGTGCTGAACATCGCCAGCATGTCGGGCTTGATGATCGCCATCGCGGTGTTTTTCTGGGCCAATCGTCTGTTGCCGGCAAGCTTTGTCGGGCGCTCGGACTGGGAAGTAAACGCGTTCTTTATTGCCTGGGGCTTGAGCGTTTTGCACGCCATTGTCCGCCAGGGGCGCCGTGGTTGGATCGAGCAATTGAGCGTGGGCGCGATGTTGTTTATCGGTGTGCCGGTGCTCAACGCATTGACCACATCGCAGCACTTGGGTGTGTCGCTGGCCAACGGCGACTGGGCCATGGCCGGCTTCGACCTGACGTGCCTGGGCAGCGGCGTGTTCCTCGCGTGGGCTGCCTGGAAAATGCAGCACCGACGCGCCCCTCAGCCCAAGGCCGAACGTGCCCGGCCGTTGACCCTCAAGGGCGAGGTGAACTGA
- a CDS encoding sigma-70 family RNA polymerase sigma factor, whose translation MQPSNTVEVLYQDHHHWLTGWLRRKLGCPESAADLAQDTFIRVLTARETPTLIEPRAFLTTIAKRVLFNHYRRQDLERAYLDALAQMPEHVAPSEEERAIILQTLMELDQLLDGLAPVVKRAFLLSQLDGLTYAQIGAELGISIATVKRHLNKAAMRCYFAL comes from the coding sequence TTGCAGCCGTCCAACACCGTCGAAGTCCTGTACCAAGACCATCACCACTGGCTCACCGGCTGGTTGCGACGCAAGCTCGGCTGCCCGGAAAGCGCCGCCGACCTGGCCCAGGACACCTTCATTCGCGTGCTCACAGCACGGGAAACCCCGACGCTGATCGAACCCCGCGCCTTCCTCACCACCATCGCCAAGCGCGTGCTGTTCAACCATTATCGCCGCCAGGACCTGGAGCGCGCCTACCTCGACGCCCTGGCGCAAATGCCCGAGCACGTGGCGCCGTCGGAGGAAGAGCGAGCAATCATCCTGCAAACCCTGATGGAGCTGGACCAACTGCTGGATGGCCTGGCGCCCGTGGTTAAACGCGCGTTCCTGCTGTCCCAGCTCGACGGCCTGACCTACGCGCAAATCGGCGCGGAACTGGGGATCTCCATCGCCACGGTCAAGCGCCACCTGAATAAAGCGGCCATGCGCTGCTACTTCGCCTTATGA